A DNA window from Undibacterium sp. YM2 contains the following coding sequences:
- a CDS encoding aldose epimerase family protein, with amino-acid sequence MACISTVALAAHSQDSDWGKTANGQAVQEHCLQNDTQMRVCYIDYGATITTVEVPDRDGRLANIVLRLPDLPAYLTTRHRHASIIGRYAGRIGKAEFALNGQTYHLPANEKGVALHGDPQGFDKRVWSRQDFDKNDSLGSHFNLLSPDGDQGLPGEVRVTVTYRLYKARNAFNIEYRAVSDKVTVINLTNHGYFNLAGAGSRGLSTHLFQIHADRYTETDNKRIPTGRILSVDDSVLDLRKPTVITRHLEQVDALLGQPPGYDHSLLFANWDQSLRAVARISETVSGRQMDIYTTEPSVQFNSGNGFDGSEASAYQRHDGFALETEHLPDSPNHANFPSTVLNPGQVFKSVTSLRFSVTPLPKSKQVLSDQEP; translated from the coding sequence ATGGCGTGTATTAGCACTGTGGCGCTCGCCGCCCACAGTCAGGATAGCGACTGGGGCAAGACAGCTAATGGTCAGGCGGTGCAGGAACACTGCCTCCAAAACGACACGCAGATGCGGGTTTGCTATATAGATTATGGCGCGACAATCACTACTGTCGAAGTGCCAGACCGCGATGGCAGACTGGCCAATATAGTGCTCAGGCTACCTGATTTGCCAGCTTATTTAACTACTCGGCACAGGCATGCGTCCATCATAGGGCGCTATGCTGGGCGCATAGGCAAAGCGGAATTTGCATTGAATGGACAAACTTATCATCTGCCTGCCAATGAAAAAGGCGTCGCCCTGCATGGTGACCCGCAAGGTTTTGACAAACGGGTGTGGTCACGCCAGGACTTTGATAAGAACGACAGTCTGGGCTCGCATTTCAATTTGCTCAGCCCTGACGGTGATCAGGGCCTCCCGGGTGAAGTGCGGGTAACAGTCACTTACCGCCTGTACAAGGCGCGCAATGCATTCAATATTGAATATCGTGCCGTCAGTGATAAAGTGACAGTCATCAACCTGACCAATCATGGCTATTTCAACCTGGCGGGTGCAGGCAGCAGAGGTTTGAGTACCCACCTGTTTCAAATCCATGCCGACCGTTACACCGAGACCGACAATAAACGCATACCTACGGGACGTATTTTGTCGGTAGATGATAGCGTGCTGGATTTGCGTAAGCCCACCGTCATCACACGCCATCTTGAACAAGTTGACGCCTTGCTGGGGCAGCCACCTGGCTATGATCACAGTCTGCTGTTCGCAAACTGGGATCAGTCCCTGCGGGCCGTTGCACGCATCTCTGAAACTGTATCTGGCCGGCAAATGGACATCTACACCACAGAGCCCTCTGTGCAGTTCAATAGCGGTAATGGCTTTGATGGCAGCGAAGCCTCAGCCTACCAGCGTCATGACGGCTTTGCCTTAGAAACCGAGCACTTGCCCGACAGCCCGAATCACGCGAATTTTCCTTCGACGGTGCTTAATCCAGGGCAAGTGTTTAAGTCTGTGACCAGTTTGCGCTTTTCTGTCACGCCTCTGCCGAAGAGCAAGCAGGTGCTGTCAGACCAAGAGCCCTGA
- the phnD gene encoding phosphate/phosphite/phosphonate ABC transporter substrate-binding protein gives MLKKSFALILLLSSMFMSLAHAAEKITVGLIATTSIEDTRKRWQPLLDDLAKSTGTEVTAAISSNYSDIVAGLKENKIQIAWLSSKVALDAVEDGKATVFAQMVKSDGSRGYNSVIIASSKSALTSFDQVSSKPGVYIFADGDKKSTSGYLVPAYYLFSKNKIDPAKLFKKVIVGNHQANFSSILRGEADVATFNSEEMDRLKKEAPDQLSKVRVIWTSPLIPNDPILYRKDMSPALKTRVEDFFVNYGKQKQAQAVLKDILNLSGFQRSTDAQLKPIADLTLFSLLRDNLNNTSLTDAQKQKKFDEVSARFGKLSFVLEASRIK, from the coding sequence ATGTTGAAAAAAAGTTTCGCCCTGATACTGCTGCTCAGCAGTATGTTCATGTCCCTTGCCCACGCAGCAGAAAAAATCACCGTAGGTCTGATCGCTACAACAAGCATAGAGGACACCCGCAAACGCTGGCAGCCTTTGCTGGATGACCTGGCAAAAAGCACAGGCACAGAAGTGACTGCCGCCATTTCTTCGAATTACAGCGACATCGTTGCTGGTTTGAAAGAAAACAAAATACAAATCGCCTGGCTGAGCAGCAAGGTCGCACTGGATGCGGTGGAAGATGGCAAGGCGACCGTGTTTGCTCAAATGGTCAAAAGTGATGGTTCACGCGGTTATAACTCCGTCATCATTGCATCCAGCAAAAGCGCACTGACCAGCTTTGACCAGGTCTCTTCCAAACCTGGCGTGTATATCTTTGCTGATGGCGATAAAAAATCGACGTCTGGTTATCTGGTTCCTGCTTATTACCTGTTTTCCAAGAACAAGATAGATCCGGCAAAACTGTTCAAGAAGGTCATCGTTGGTAATCATCAGGCGAATTTTTCTTCTATTTTGCGCGGTGAAGCCGATGTCGCCACCTTTAATAGTGAAGAGATGGACAGGCTGAAGAAAGAAGCACCAGATCAGCTCAGCAAGGTGCGCGTCATTTGGACTTCGCCTTTGATACCCAATGACCCTATCCTGTACCGCAAGGACATGTCGCCAGCCCTGAAAACCCGCGTAGAAGATTTCTTTGTCAATTATGGCAAGCAAAAACAGGCGCAGGCTGTGTTGAAAGACATTTTGAATTTGTCCGGTTTCCAGCGTTCTACCGATGCACAGTTGAAACCTATCGCCGATTTAACATTGTTTAGCCTTTTGCGCGACAATTTGAATAACACCAGCCTCACTGATGCGCAAAAACAAAAGAAATTTGATGAAGTTAGTGCACGTTTTGGCAAGCTGAGCTTCGTTCTTGAAGCCTCACGCATCAAATAA
- the mlaE gene encoding lipid asymmetry maintenance ABC transporter permease subunit MlaE — MIEKIGGFVRSTMADLGYAARSFFSILANCLGLWRRPRLITDQIHFIGNYSMVIIAVSGLFVGFVLAYQGYYTLNRYGSEEALGLLVALSLVRELGPVVTALLFAGRAGTSLTAEIGLMKAGEQLAAMEMMAVNPIQRVLAPRFLAGIIAMPILTSIFNAMGIIGGYVVGVKLIGVDNGAFWSQMQAGVEVFQDIGNGVVKSIVFGFAVSFVALFQGYEAQPTPEGVARATTRTVVISSLLVLWLDFLLTAWMFQ, encoded by the coding sequence ATGATAGAAAAAATTGGTGGTTTTGTCAGATCGACCATGGCTGACCTGGGTTATGCGGCCCGCAGCTTTTTTTCCATACTGGCAAATTGCCTGGGCTTATGGCGCAGGCCACGACTGATCACGGACCAGATCCATTTCATCGGCAATTATTCCATGGTGATTATTGCGGTGTCGGGATTGTTTGTCGGCTTTGTGCTGGCCTACCAGGGTTATTACACCCTGAACCGTTATGGCTCTGAGGAGGCGCTGGGCCTGCTGGTTGCGCTCTCGCTGGTACGGGAACTGGGCCCGGTCGTCACGGCCTTGCTATTTGCGGGCCGTGCAGGTACTTCGCTGACTGCAGAGATAGGCTTGATGAAGGCCGGTGAACAACTGGCTGCGATGGAAATGATGGCAGTCAATCCTATACAAAGGGTACTGGCACCGCGTTTCCTGGCTGGCATCATCGCCATGCCCATACTTACCTCTATTTTTAATGCCATGGGAATTATTGGTGGTTATGTCGTTGGTGTGAAGCTCATTGGTGTCGATAATGGCGCTTTCTGGTCGCAGATGCAGGCAGGGGTAGAAGTATTCCAGGACATAGGCAATGGTGTTGTCAAAAGCATCGTCTTTGGTTTTGCAGTAAGCTTTGTTGCATTGTTCCAAGGCTATGAAGCGCAGCCTACACCCGAAGGGGTAGCGCGCGCCACCACCAGGACCGTGGTCATATCCTCTTTGCTGGTGCTGTGGCTGGACTTCCTGTTGACGGCCTGGATGTTCCAGTAA
- a CDS encoding glutamate synthase-related protein gives MHAQGLYDPSNEHDACGVGFVAHIKGKKTHAIVDQGLLILKNLDHRGAVGADALMGDGAGILIQIPDQYYREEMAKQGINLPPPGEYGVGMIFLPKEHASRLACEQEIERAVRAEGQVVLGWRDVPVDRDMPMSPTVREKEPVIRQIFIGRGPDIMVTDALERKLYVIRKSAVHAIEALKLLHGKEYFVPSMSARTIVYKGLLLADQVGVYYKDLQDDRCVSALALVHQRFSTNTFPEWPLAHPYRMIAHNGEINTVKGNFNWMRAREGVMKSAVLGDDLQKLYPLIFEGQSDTASFDNALELLVMAGYPIAQAMMMMIPEAWENHTMMDDNRRAFYEYHAAMMEPWDGPAAMAFTDGRQIGGTLDRNGLRPARYIVTDDDLVVMASESGVLPIPESKIIKKWRLQPGKMFLIDLEAGRIIDDKEIKDTYANAKPYKQWIQSVRIKLNELKAAEDKTEYSATLLDRQQAFGYTQEDLKFLMAPMAIGGEEAIGSMGNDSSLAVMSNKLKPLYNYFKQLFAQVTNPPIDPIREAMVMSLVSFIGPKPNLLDTNNINPPMRLEVAQPILDFADIAKLRNISANTGGKFKSYELDICYPIAWGKDGIEARLASICAEVVDAVKSGHNIMIITDRKMDANYVAIPALLATSTVHQHLVSKGLRTTTGLVVETGSARETHHFALLAGYGAEAVHPYLAMQTLADMAKDLSGELSAEKAVYNYTKAIGKGLMKVMSKMGISTYMSYCGAQIFEAVGLNKSLVDKYFKGTASNVEGIGVFEVAEEALRLHKAAFGADPVLENALDAGGEYAFRVRGEDHMWTPDAIAKLQHSTRANNYNSYKEYAQIINDQSKRHMTLRGLFEFKIDPAKAIPLDQVEPAKEIVKRFATGAMSLGSISTEAHATLAIAMNRIGGKSNTGEGGEDPARYQQELKGIPIKQGATLASVVGKDQIEVDIPLQDGDSLRSKIKQVASGRFGVTTEYLSSADQIQIKMAQGAKPGEGGQLPGHKVSEYIAKLRFSVPGVGLISPPPHHDIYSIEDLAQLIHDLKNANPKASISVKLVSEVGVGTVAAGVSKAKADHVVIAGHDGGTGASPLSSIKHAGTPWELGLSETQQTLVLNGLRGRVRVQADGQMKTGRDVAIAAMLGADEIGFATAPLVVEGCIMMRKCHLNTCPVGVATQDPVLRAKFSGKPEYVVNYFFFVAEELRQIMAQLGIRTYDDLIGRVDLLDKSKAVAHWKAKGLDFSRIFYQPELAEGAAIRHVDVQDHGLEKALDNKLIAQAKIALETGEKVSFISPIKNLNRTVGTMLSGEVAKKYGHAGLPDDTIHIQLQGTAGQSAGAFLAHGVTLDLVGEGNDYVGKGLSGGRIIIRPNTEFRGWAVDNIICGNTVLYGAISGEAFINGVAGERFAVRNSGALAVIEGTGDHGCEYMTGGTVIVLGNTGRNFAAGMSGGIAYVYDPEAEFEAKCNMSMVTLEPVLAGDVQIATLDKSIWHSRLRGGDGETDEAILRNLIERHFKHTGSTRARNLLDDWARSRAKFVKVFPTEYKRALGEMYAAKQLAAKKEKVTA, from the coding sequence ATGCACGCTCAAGGTTTATACGACCCATCCAATGAACATGACGCCTGTGGCGTAGGTTTTGTTGCCCATATCAAAGGCAAGAAGACACATGCCATCGTCGATCAGGGCTTATTGATTTTGAAAAATCTTGACCACAGGGGCGCGGTTGGTGCCGATGCCCTGATGGGTGACGGTGCCGGTATCCTGATCCAGATTCCTGACCAGTATTACCGCGAAGAGATGGCCAAGCAGGGCATCAACCTGCCTCCACCCGGTGAATATGGCGTAGGCATGATCTTCCTGCCTAAGGAACATGCATCCCGCCTGGCTTGCGAACAGGAAATAGAACGTGCCGTGCGCGCAGAAGGCCAGGTAGTACTGGGCTGGCGTGATGTGCCGGTAGACCGCGATATGCCCATGTCGCCTACTGTGCGTGAAAAAGAACCTGTCATACGCCAGATTTTCATCGGTCGCGGCCCTGACATCATGGTCACCGATGCACTGGAACGCAAACTGTATGTGATACGCAAATCGGCTGTACATGCGATTGAGGCCCTGAAGCTCTTGCATGGCAAGGAATATTTCGTACCATCCATGTCTGCCCGCACCATCGTCTACAAAGGTTTGCTGCTGGCTGACCAGGTTGGTGTCTACTATAAAGATTTGCAGGATGATCGCTGCGTGTCTGCGCTGGCCCTGGTGCATCAGCGTTTCTCGACCAATACCTTCCCTGAATGGCCGCTGGCCCACCCTTATCGCATGATTGCGCACAATGGTGAGATCAATACCGTTAAAGGTAACTTCAACTGGATGCGCGCCCGTGAAGGCGTCATGAAATCCGCCGTACTTGGCGACGATCTGCAAAAACTGTATCCGCTGATATTTGAAGGCCAGTCTGACACTGCAAGTTTCGACAATGCGCTGGAATTGCTGGTCATGGCTGGTTATCCAATCGCGCAAGCCATGATGATGATGATCCCGGAAGCCTGGGAAAACCACACCATGATGGACGACAACCGCCGTGCCTTCTATGAATACCACGCTGCCATGATGGAACCATGGGACGGACCAGCCGCCATGGCCTTTACCGATGGCCGCCAGATTGGTGGTACGCTGGACCGTAATGGCCTGCGCCCTGCACGTTATATCGTTACTGATGATGACCTGGTCGTCATGGCGTCTGAATCCGGTGTTCTGCCTATTCCAGAATCCAAGATCATCAAGAAATGGCGTCTGCAACCAGGCAAGATGTTCCTCATCGACCTGGAAGCTGGCCGCATCATCGACGATAAGGAAATCAAGGATACCTATGCCAATGCCAAGCCTTACAAGCAGTGGATACAATCGGTACGTATCAAGCTCAATGAATTGAAGGCAGCAGAAGACAAAACAGAATACTCGGCGACTTTGCTGGACAGGCAGCAGGCCTTTGGTTACACCCAGGAAGACCTCAAGTTCCTGATGGCACCGATGGCGATAGGTGGTGAAGAAGCCATAGGCTCCATGGGCAATGATTCTTCGCTGGCTGTCATGTCGAACAAGCTCAAGCCTCTGTACAACTACTTCAAGCAATTGTTTGCGCAGGTAACCAATCCGCCTATCGACCCTATCCGCGAAGCGATGGTGATGTCGCTGGTGTCTTTCATAGGTCCAAAACCTAATCTGCTCGACACCAATAACATCAACCCGCCGATGCGTCTTGAAGTCGCGCAACCGATACTGGATTTTGCTGACATCGCGAAGCTGCGCAATATCAGCGCCAATACTGGTGGCAAGTTCAAGTCCTACGAACTGGATATCTGCTACCCCATCGCCTGGGGCAAGGATGGTATCGAAGCGCGCCTGGCCTCCATCTGTGCTGAAGTCGTTGATGCGGTCAAGTCTGGCCACAACATCATGATCATCACTGACCGCAAGATGGATGCCAACTATGTCGCCATCCCGGCTTTGCTGGCAACATCGACTGTGCATCAGCACCTGGTCAGCAAGGGTTTGCGTACCACCACAGGCCTGGTAGTCGAGACTGGCTCTGCCCGTGAAACCCATCACTTTGCCCTGCTGGCAGGTTATGGCGCAGAAGCAGTTCATCCTTACCTGGCAATGCAGACACTGGCCGACATGGCCAAGGATTTGTCGGGTGAATTGTCGGCAGAAAAAGCGGTTTACAACTACACCAAGGCAATCGGCAAGGGCTTGATGAAAGTCATGTCCAAGATGGGTATCTCTACTTATATGTCTTATTGCGGCGCGCAGATTTTTGAGGCTGTGGGTCTGAACAAATCCCTGGTCGATAAATACTTCAAGGGCACGGCATCGAATGTAGAAGGCATAGGCGTATTTGAAGTTGCAGAAGAAGCCCTGCGTTTGCACAAGGCTGCTTTTGGTGCCGACCCGGTACTGGAAAACGCCCTGGATGCCGGTGGCGAATATGCTTTCCGTGTGCGTGGTGAAGACCACATGTGGACACCGGATGCAATCGCCAAGCTGCAGCATTCCACACGTGCCAACAACTATAATTCGTATAAAGAATACGCACAGATCATCAATGATCAAAGCAAGCGCCACATGACCTTGCGCGGCTTGTTTGAGTTCAAGATCGATCCTGCCAAGGCAATACCTTTGGATCAGGTAGAGCCAGCCAAGGAAATCGTCAAACGCTTTGCGACTGGCGCGATGTCCCTGGGTTCCATCAGCACAGAAGCCCATGCGACACTGGCGATTGCTATGAACCGCATAGGCGGCAAATCAAATACTGGTGAGGGCGGTGAAGACCCTGCGCGTTATCAGCAAGAACTGAAAGGCATCCCTATCAAGCAGGGCGCGACGCTGGCGTCTGTCGTTGGCAAGGACCAGATAGAAGTCGATATTCCCTTGCAGGACGGTGACTCGCTGCGCTCGAAAATCAAGCAAGTCGCGTCTGGCCGCTTTGGTGTCACGACGGAATACCTGAGTTCTGCCGACCAGATACAGATCAAGATGGCGCAAGGTGCCAAGCCGGGTGAGGGCGGTCAGTTGCCTGGCCATAAGGTGTCGGAATACATCGCCAAGCTGCGTTTCTCTGTTCCTGGTGTGGGCTTGATTTCTCCGCCACCGCATCACGATATTTATTCGATTGAAGATCTGGCGCAGTTGATCCATGACTTGAAAAACGCCAATCCCAAAGCCTCGATCTCGGTCAAGCTGGTATCTGAAGTGGGTGTTGGTACAGTGGCTGCCGGTGTGTCCAAAGCCAAGGCTGACCATGTCGTCATCGCCGGTCATGATGGTGGTACGGGTGCTTCACCTTTGTCCTCCATCAAGCATGCTGGTACACCGTGGGAGCTGGGCTTGTCTGAAACCCAGCAAACCCTGGTCTTGAATGGTTTGCGTGGCCGCGTGCGTGTGCAGGCTGACGGCCAGATGAAAACTGGCCGTGACGTCGCGATTGCGGCGATGCTGGGTGCCGATGAAATCGGTTTTGCGACAGCACCGCTGGTGGTCGAAGGCTGCATCATGATGCGCAAATGCCATCTGAATACCTGCCCAGTAGGTGTGGCTACACAAGACCCGGTCTTGCGTGCGAAGTTCTCTGGCAAGCCTGAATATGTCGTCAATTACTTCTTCTTCGTCGCAGAAGAGTTGCGTCAGATCATGGCGCAACTGGGCATACGCACTTACGACGATTTGATAGGCCGTGTTGATCTGCTGGATAAATCCAAGGCAGTCGCCCACTGGAAAGCCAAGGGGCTGGATTTCAGCCGCATCTTCTATCAGCCAGAACTGGCTGAGGGTGCAGCGATACGCCATGTCGATGTACAAGATCATGGCCTGGAAAAAGCACTCGATAATAAACTGATTGCCCAAGCAAAAATCGCTTTGGAGACTGGTGAAAAAGTATCCTTCATTTCACCGATCAAAAACCTGAACCGCACGGTAGGTACGATGCTGTCTGGCGAAGTGGCGAAGAAATATGGTCACGCCGGTTTGCCGGATGACACTATTCACATACAGTTGCAAGGTACGGCTGGCCAGTCTGCAGGTGCTTTCCTGGCCCATGGCGTGACGCTGGACCTGGTCGGTGAAGGCAATGACTATGTAGGCAAAGGCTTGTCCGGTGGCCGTATCATCATCCGCCCGAATACAGAATTCCGTGGCTGGGCTGTCGATAACATCATCTGCGGTAACACCGTCCTGTATGGTGCGATTTCTGGCGAAGCCTTCATCAATGGTGTGGCTGGCGAACGTTTCGCCGTACGCAATTCCGGTGCCTTGGCTGTCATCGAAGGTACGGGCGATCATGGCTGCGAATACATGACAGGCGGCACCGTCATCGTTCTCGGTAACACAGGCCGTAACTTTGCTGCCGGTATGTCAGGTGGTATCGCCTATGTGTATGACCCGGAAGCTGAATTCGAAGCCAAGTGCAATATGTCCATGGTGACACTGGAGCCGGTATTGGCTGGCGATGTACAGATCGCGACCCTGGATAAATCCATCTGGCACAGCCGCCTGCGTGGCGGTGATGGCGAGACGGATGAAGCCATCCTGCGCAATCTGATAGAGCGTCATTTCAAACACACAGGCAGTACCCGCGCCCGCAATTTGCTGGACGACTGGGCCCGCAGCCGTGCCAAGTTCGTCAAGGTATTCCCTACCGAATACAAGCGCGCCCTGGGTGAAATGTATGCAGCCAAACAGCTCGCAGCGAAAAAGGAAAAAGTCACGGCATAG
- a CDS encoding glutamate synthase subunit beta: MGKVTGFMEYQRLQEASEAPQSRKKHYKEFLVHLDDGQAKVQAARCMDCGIPFCNNGCPVNNIIPDWNDLVFNGNYKLAFDTLHSTNNFPEFTGRICPAPCESACTLGINSDAVGIKSIEHFIIDKGWENGWVVPQVPSIKTGKKIAVVGSGPAGLAAAQQLARVGHDVTVFEKNDRVGGLLRYGIPDFKMEKSHIDRRVDQMVAEGVTFRTGVFVGKDFPATVTNWAKETISPEQLQKDFDAVIIAGGAETPRDLPVPGRELKGVHFAMDFLPLQNKVNAGDKVKDQIMASGKHVVVIGGGDTGSDCVGTSNRHGAKSVAQFELMPQPPEQENKPLVWPYWPTKLRTSSSHEEGCDRDWAVATKRLEGKAGKVEKLIACRVEWKDGKMQEVPDSEFEMKADLVLLAMGFVSPVQQVLDAFGVDKDARGNARATTDGAGCYKTNVDKVYAAGDMRRGQSLVVWAIREGRQCAREVDAFLMGDSVLPR, from the coding sequence ATGGGTAAAGTTACCGGCTTCATGGAATACCAGCGTTTGCAGGAAGCAAGCGAAGCGCCGCAGTCACGCAAAAAGCATTACAAGGAATTTCTGGTGCATCTCGATGATGGCCAGGCCAAGGTGCAGGCCGCACGCTGCATGGATTGCGGCATTCCTTTCTGTAATAACGGCTGCCCTGTGAACAACATCATCCCTGACTGGAATGACCTGGTGTTCAACGGCAATTACAAACTGGCCTTCGATACCCTGCATTCGACGAATAATTTCCCGGAATTCACCGGCCGTATTTGTCCGGCACCTTGTGAATCAGCCTGCACCCTGGGTATCAATAGCGACGCTGTTGGCATCAAGTCGATAGAACATTTCATCATCGACAAAGGCTGGGAAAACGGCTGGGTCGTACCGCAAGTGCCATCCATCAAGACTGGCAAGAAAATTGCCGTGGTTGGCTCTGGTCCTGCGGGCCTGGCAGCGGCACAGCAACTGGCGCGTGTTGGCCATGATGTGACTGTATTTGAAAAGAATGACCGTGTCGGTGGCTTGCTGCGCTATGGTATTCCTGACTTCAAGATGGAAAAATCCCATATCGACCGCCGTGTCGATCAGATGGTGGCAGAGGGGGTGACTTTCCGCACTGGCGTATTCGTTGGCAAGGACTTCCCGGCAACAGTGACCAACTGGGCCAAGGAAACCATCTCGCCTGAGCAACTGCAAAAAGACTTCGATGCCGTCATCATCGCCGGTGGTGCAGAAACCCCGCGCGATTTGCCCGTGCCTGGCCGCGAACTCAAAGGTGTGCATTTCGCCATGGACTTTTTGCCCTTGCAAAACAAGGTCAACGCTGGTGACAAGGTCAAGGACCAGATCATGGCCAGTGGCAAGCATGTCGTCGTCATTGGTGGTGGCGATACCGGCTCTGACTGCGTAGGCACATCCAACCGTCATGGTGCCAAATCAGTTGCCCAGTTTGAACTGATGCCACAACCGCCAGAGCAAGAAAACAAACCCCTGGTCTGGCCTTACTGGCCAACCAAGTTGCGCACCTCTTCTTCACATGAAGAAGGTTGCGACCGCGACTGGGCAGTAGCTACCAAGCGCCTGGAAGGCAAGGCAGGCAAGGTCGAAAAACTGATCGCCTGCCGCGTCGAATGGAAAGATGGCAAGATGCAGGAAGTGCCTGATTCAGAATTTGAGATGAAAGCCGACCTGGTCTTGCTGGCCATGGGCTTTGTCTCGCCGGTACAACAGGTGCTCGATGCTTTTGGTGTCGATAAGGATGCGCGTGGCAATGCCAGGGCAACGACTGATGGTGCTGGCTGCTACAAGACCAATGTAGACAAGGTGTATGCCGCAGGTGACATGCGCCGTGGTCAGTCGTTGGTGGTATGGGCGATACGCGAAGGACGTCAATGCGCGCGCGAAGTGGATGCCTTCTTGATGGGTGATTCTGTTTTGCCTCGCTAA
- a CDS encoding transposase, whose amino-acid sequence MARLARLVIPHQQHHVIQRGNAGAVIFQDAEDYSSFLDWLKQAAKLFDVAIHAYVLMPDHLHLLLTPGDEPGLGKMMQWLGRHYVPYFNRKYQRTGTLWQGRYRATVIESANYFIPCSIYMESNPLRAGLVQDLLDYTWSSYRHHVGLHIDPLITDHSCYWALGNTPFQREAAYKQSLEHGLSNTQISEISQATTKAWMLGSAKFKIEMSKLTERRVEPVKRGRPRKALESA is encoded by the coding sequence ATGGCCAGATTAGCCCGACTCGTTATTCCGCATCAGCAACATCATGTTATCCAGCGTGGCAATGCCGGTGCCGTGATTTTTCAGGATGCCGAGGATTACAGCAGCTTTCTGGACTGGCTCAAGCAAGCGGCCAAGCTGTTTGATGTTGCCATCCATGCCTATGTATTGATGCCAGATCACCTGCATCTGCTGCTGACACCCGGTGATGAACCAGGTCTGGGCAAGATGATGCAGTGGCTGGGCCGTCACTATGTCCCTTATTTCAATCGCAAATATCAGCGCACCGGCACCCTGTGGCAGGGACGCTACCGTGCGACTGTCATTGAATCTGCCAATTACTTCATCCCTTGCAGTATTTATATGGAAAGCAATCCTCTGCGTGCCGGTCTGGTGCAGGATTTGCTCGATTACACCTGGTCCAGTTACAGGCATCATGTAGGTTTGCATATTGACCCCCTGATCACTGATCATAGTTGTTACTGGGCATTGGGCAATACGCCTTTCCAGCGCGAGGCTGCCTATAAGCAAAGCCTGGAGCATGGCTTGTCAAATACGCAAATCAGTGAAATTAGCCAGGCTACCACCAAGGCCTGGATGCTGGGCTCGGCTAAATTCAAGATAGAAATGAGCAAGCTGACTGAGAGGCGGGTAGAGCCAGTCAAGCGTGGCCGCCCCCGCAAGGCCCTGGAAAGCGCCTGA
- a CDS encoding ABC transporter ATP-binding protein, whose protein sequence is MPNLVEIRDIQFGYGDRTILSELRMDFPRGKLIAVMGGSGSGKTTILRLIGGQIRAQRGSIKVNGQEISELDTQGLYAIRRKMGMLFQHGALFTDLNVFDNVAFPMREHTSLSETMIRDLVLLKLQAVGLRNAASLMPAEISGGMARRVALARAVALDPELIMYDEPFAGLDPISMGVAANLIRNLNDALGSTSILVSHDVHETFAIADYVYFLSKGKIVAQGTPEEMRVSQDPYVKQFVHAEADGPVPFHYPGASLQADLGLEKRT, encoded by the coding sequence GTGCCAAATCTTGTAGAAATTCGCGATATCCAGTTTGGGTATGGAGACCGGACTATCCTGTCTGAACTCCGTATGGATTTCCCACGCGGTAAACTGATTGCCGTCATGGGTGGTTCAGGTTCGGGCAAGACTACGATCTTGCGTCTGATAGGCGGGCAAATCCGCGCGCAGCGTGGCAGTATCAAGGTCAATGGTCAGGAAATCAGCGAACTCGATACCCAGGGCTTGTATGCAATCCGCCGCAAAATGGGCATGCTGTTCCAGCATGGTGCCTTGTTCACAGACCTGAATGTTTTTGATAACGTCGCCTTCCCCATGCGCGAACATACCAGTCTCAGCGAAACCATGATACGTGACCTGGTCTTGCTGAAATTGCAGGCCGTGGGTTTGCGTAATGCCGCCAGTTTGATGCCTGCTGAAATCTCTGGTGGCATGGCCAGGCGCGTAGCGTTGGCCCGTGCAGTAGCGCTGGACCCTGAATTGATCATGTATGACGAGCCCTTTGCCGGGCTTGATCCTATTTCCATGGGTGTTGCTGCCAATCTGATACGGAACTTGAACGACGCTTTGGGGTCTACTTCCATCCTGGTGTCGCACGATGTGCACGAAACCTTTGCGATTGCTGACTATGTGTATTTCCTGTCCAAGGGCAAGATCGTCGCGCAAGGTACACCAGAAGAAATGCGGGTGTCACAAGACCCGTATGTAAAACAGTTTGTGCATGCAGAGGCAGATGGACCCGTGCCTTTCCATTATCCCGGCGCATCCCTGCAGGCGGACCTGGGTTTGGAGAAGCGCACATGA